The region CACGTCGCCATATGCGGCGCCTGAAGCGCCCTTTCAAGTGCAGAGGCCGGCCGCGCGGGTCCGTGTGGAGCACCCTTCCGACCGACCTTCGAGGCTTGCGATGGAGCGGACGACCGGATTCGAACCGGCGACCCCAACCTTGGCAAGGTTGTGCTCTACCAACTGAGCCACGTCCGCGCGCAGGGGGTAGTGTACCAAGGGGTTTCTGGGCGTGCAAGGGAGGATACGGGGCCCTTGTGGCCTGTGCCAGCGGGAATAGGGAAGGTGCTCAGCGCGCGTCCGAGGTTCCCGTCCGTGCGAGTTGTCGGCTGGCAGGTGTCCGGAGGGGTAGCGCAATCACGGAGGACTGGTACAATACCGTTCGCTGCTCTTTGCAGAGCACGATACGGGCGCTTAGCTCAGGGGGAGAGCACTTCCTTGACGCGGAAGGGGTCGTAGGTTCAAATCCTACAGCGCCCACCATTGGATAACAGCAGGTAGAGGGCTGTGTTTCGGGAAACCGAGACCGGCTCTCTACCTCGTCTTCCGGGCCGAATGTAGCAACGCGTGTAGCAACGCGATTCTACCACCCGAACGCGAGCCTAGCCCGCGCGCAGCACCGGGACGAGGGAAACGCCGCTTCGCCGCTTCGATGGTGCGCCCCTGAGCAAGGCGAGTTCCCTGTTCGCTGCAGGGTCGCATGCTCATCTCACCCGCCGTCCCCCGCGCGTCGCTGCGGTTTTGCGTCAGCGCGGTGGCGCCGTTTGCGGCAGCGGTCGCTACACGTCTGACGGTCCGATCGCGTCTCGGTGGCATCCCACCACTCCCCGCACTCGGGACAGGAACGGTACCTTCGGTTGCCGTCCACCGCTAAGGCGAACTGAAGCCACATGGCCCCGATGAGTGACGAGACCTCGAAGGTGAGCCTCAGTCCCCCCGGCTGAGCGCCGCTGACCTCCATTGCGACATCGACAGATCCGCACATCTCGGTGATGAGTGTTGCGAGGGCCGACTGGACTATCGCTTCTGGCGAGCTGGCTTTCGAGGCGTACCCGAGCCAGCCGTACTCGCCGCCGCGGGTTGGAATCGCACTCGGGTGGGCGCCGAGACCCACGAGCATCTTCCCGATGCGACCCTGGATTCTCATCGAGGGCTGACGCGCAGAGTGCCCGTTGTCGCGCGGAGCTGGCGTCAGGACGAGATCGGTTCCGATCACGTCGCGCGCGCATCCCTCGCTGAGGGCATCCCACAGCCGCAAGGCGAAGGCGAGAAGGCGGCGATGAGCTCTCCACACGGCGAGCCTGTTCCCGAGACCGTCGAATCCTTGGCCCCCCTCGAGGCCGTCATCGGGCGATAGCACCCGTCCATCCCGGACCAAGTAGTCCGGGTCGTACAGGTCTCCGTAGCCGCCGGCGAAAGTGGCGAATGCCTCTTCGCGGTCTGACAGCGACGCGAACGTGCGAAACAGCGCCGGCTCGGACTTGAGCGGCCGGTAGGTCTCGTTGGCGTTGAAGCCGCACAGCACACGCAGACCATCCTCGCCGACCCAGTGTGGGTTGTTCATGCGCGACCACTCGAACCCGACCAGGGAGGCGGGGGAACCTCTATTGGTTCTAAATGTCACGGTTAAGTCCTGTCTATCCGTCTTTGCCTATGCCAACCCGGACAGGATACTACGTACGGGACAAACCGTGAACGGAAGGGAGAACGCATGCTCATGATCCAGAAGCTGCGGGAGGACAAGAGACTCACGCGCTCCGCACTGGCGCGACTGGCCCTAATGCACGCGGCGACCGTGGGTCAGATCGAGAACAGGTACATCGGGAGGCCCTACGCGTCACAGCTCAAGAAGCTCGCCGTCGCGCTCGAGTTCAGCGGCGAACCACGCGAACTGCTTACCGAGATCGATCAACCATGAGAGCCACGAGCGCGCCCTGCAGACTCCTCTATCCCGTCCACGAGGCGGCCGAGCAACTCGGCATTCAGCGAACCAGTCTGTACGAGCTCCTGAAGGGCGGCGAACTGGAGCGGGTCAAGATCGGCCGCCGGACTCTTATCACAGCCGAGAGTCTCACCGAGTACGTGAACAGACTCCGGGCGGCGGCCGACCAACGTCGGTGCCCTGCACCAGTGATCATCCAGACCCGGTCACGCCGCGAGGCTTGACCTGGGCGCTTCGATATTCTCATGTCCGCCTGATGAAGGTGCGTGAGGTCGCGTCACGTGCGGAGCGATGGGTTGCCGACGGCTTGGGGACCGCAATCGAGCAGCGAGACAGACCGAGGGGGGCCCGGTGGGCGCCACGGGAGGAACACGAAAGGGATTGGTGCTGCTGCATGGGGAAGTTGCTCAAGGTCGAAGACGTATCAAGCGAGTTGCATGTCAGTGTGCGGCGGGCGCGCGAACTGATCGGGTCCGGCAAGATCCGAATGATCCAAGGGCTGACCCCTGGAACGATTCGGGTGTCGCGCGAGAACCTTAACGCCTTCATCAGGGACAGCGCCGAGAAATGAGCTTACGACGACACCTGCAGACCGACACGGATCTTGACGAAGCGGGGCCTTGCACAGCGGGGCATGCTGCGTCGCGGCAGTCGTCGGAGCCGCCGCGGGAACGCTTCGCGTAATCCATGAGCATCTCGGTTATGGGTTCGGTCATCAAGCGTTACGGCG is a window of Actinomycetota bacterium DNA encoding:
- a CDS encoding helix-turn-helix domain-containing protein, producing MRATSAPCRLLYPVHEAAEQLGIQRTSLYELLKGGELERVKIGRRTLITAESLTEYVNRLRAAADQRRCPAPVIIQTRSRREA
- a CDS encoding helix-turn-helix transcriptional regulator, whose translation is MLMIQKLREDKRLTRSALARLALMHAATVGQIENRYIGRPYASQLKKLAVALEFSGEPRELLTEIDQP
- a CDS encoding helix-turn-helix domain-containing protein, with translation MGKLLKVEDVSSELHVSVRRARELIGSGKIRMIQGLTPGTIRVSRENLNAFIRDSAEK